In a single window of the Flavivirga spongiicola genome:
- a CDS encoding cell division ATP-binding protein FtsE — protein MLKPILQLKDASIFQGDSLVLSNVNVEINKGDFVYLIGKTGTGKSSFMKTLYGDLPLTKGEGHIVDYDLKDLKEKDIPFLRRKLGVVFQDFKLLTDRTINDNLLFVLKATGWKDKTEMDTRVEEVLAKVDMKTKGFKYPHELSGGEQQRVAIARALLNNPELILADEPTGNLDPQTSVEVMEVLQDINKNGNTILMATHDYALLLKYPSKTLKCDENAVYEVVQRKN, from the coding sequence ATGTTAAAACCTATTCTACAATTAAAAGACGCTTCTATTTTTCAAGGGGATAGTCTTGTTCTTTCAAACGTTAATGTTGAAATTAACAAAGGAGATTTTGTATACTTAATAGGAAAAACAGGTACAGGTAAAAGTAGTTTTATGAAAACGCTCTATGGTGATTTACCTTTAACTAAAGGTGAAGGCCATATTGTAGATTATGATTTAAAAGACCTTAAAGAAAAAGATATTCCTTTTTTAAGACGCAAATTAGGCGTTGTTTTTCAAGACTTTAAATTACTAACCGATAGAACTATTAATGACAATTTATTATTTGTTTTAAAAGCTACCGGTTGGAAAGACAAAACAGAAATGGATACGAGAGTTGAAGAAGTTTTAGCAAAAGTAGATATGAAAACAAAAGGGTTTAAATATCCTCATGAATTATCTGGTGGTGAACAGCAGCGTGTTGCCATTGCCAGGGCTTTACTTAACAATCCTGAGCTTATACTTGCTGATGAGCCCACAGGAAATCTAGACCCTCAAACTAGTGTGGAGGTCATGGAAGTACTGCAAGACATTAATAAAAATGGTAATACCATTTTAATGGCGACTCACGATTATGCTTTATTACTTAAGTACCCAAGTAAAACACTTAAATGTGATGAGAATGCGGTTTATGAGGTGGTACAGCGGAAAAATTAA
- a CDS encoding tetratricopeptide repeat protein: MTKKNIVSLLVAISFSLHIIAQQSAAYTSNLVDYQKALSLYNNQQYLAAQSLFANVKKTAKEEILQSDCEYYIANSAVRLNQQNADQLVEDFVKDYPTSTKRNTAFVDVADYYFENSKYAHARKWYDKVDEDALGRKEKEKYNFNNGYSAFSTKQYKEAKKYLTRVEDSQEFGSQAKYYIGFMAYEGDDYDQANEYFDQVSDQERYKEKLSYYQADLNFKLGNFEKAITLAKDRLDNSDESEVSELSKIIGESYFNLEKYAKAIPYLTAYKGKRGKWNNTDFYQLGYAYYKQKDYENAISEFNKIVGGNNSIAQNAYYHLGESYINLDKKQEALNAFRYASQMNFDLKIQEDAWLNYAKISYEIGNPYQSAPQVLAGYLDKYPDTSYREEIETLLIDSYITSKNYKEALKLLEGKKSFENKVAYQKVAFYRGLELYNENNYLEAESLFDQSLKEPRDPKYTARATFWKAEADYNLTNYDDALVGFKQFQQESSSSSTPEIENIDYNLAYTYFKLKNYDQSTTYFGQFISNKKEDKVRLNDAYLRLGDGHFVSSQYKSAINAYNNAIKINEIDSDYPFFQKAISTGYSGQTSKKIKELEQFISEYPKSKLRDDAMYELGNSYVKANETDKAMAIYNRLNSEYRMSSFVPRSLLRQGLVYYNGSENERALAKFKKVAGDYPGTPEAVQSVATAKLIYIDLGRVDDYAAWVRTLDYVEVTDTDLDNATYEAAEKQYLDSNTDKAIKQFNGYLNEFPNGLHALQAHFYVAQLYYKKDLTANAAPHYKYIVEVSRNEYTEEALSRLSQHFLEAKNWNKAMPLLLRLEEEADFPQNVIFAQSNLMKAHYQLENYDEAVSYAEKVLKNSKIDNKIKSDAHIIIARSAIKTGDEDKAKIAYAKVEKVATGETAAEALYYNAYFKNKEGKHKSSNKSVQKLAKDFSGYKYYSAKGLVLMAKNFYALDDAFQATYILESVIENFAEFNDVVSEAKDELRKIKIEEAKTNSSIQPEEN; the protein is encoded by the coding sequence ATGACTAAAAAGAACATTGTTTCCCTCTTGGTGGCTATTAGTTTTAGTTTACACATTATAGCACAACAATCGGCCGCATATACTAGCAATTTAGTTGATTATCAAAAAGCATTATCTCTTTACAACAACCAGCAGTACCTTGCTGCTCAATCTTTATTTGCTAATGTAAAGAAAACAGCTAAGGAAGAAATTCTGCAGTCCGATTGTGAATACTATATTGCTAATTCTGCAGTCCGTTTAAATCAACAAAATGCTGATCAGTTGGTAGAAGATTTTGTGAAAGATTATCCAACGAGTACAAAGCGAAATACAGCTTTTGTTGATGTAGCAGATTATTACTTCGAGAATTCTAAATATGCCCACGCGAGAAAGTGGTATGATAAAGTTGATGAAGATGCTTTAGGGAGAAAAGAGAAGGAAAAATACAATTTCAATAATGGCTATTCAGCATTTTCAACCAAACAATATAAAGAAGCAAAAAAATATTTAACGCGTGTAGAAGATTCTCAGGAATTTGGATCGCAAGCCAAATACTATATTGGTTTTATGGCTTATGAGGGAGATGATTATGATCAAGCTAACGAGTATTTTGATCAAGTAAGCGATCAAGAACGTTACAAAGAAAAGCTATCATATTATCAGGCAGACTTAAATTTTAAACTAGGTAATTTTGAAAAAGCGATAACGCTTGCTAAAGATAGATTAGACAATAGTGATGAGAGTGAAGTGTCAGAATTATCAAAAATAATAGGGGAGAGTTATTTTAATTTAGAAAAGTATGCGAAAGCCATTCCTTATTTAACCGCGTATAAAGGAAAAAGAGGTAAATGGAACAATACAGATTTTTACCAGTTAGGATATGCATACTACAAGCAAAAAGATTATGAAAACGCCATTTCTGAGTTTAATAAAATAGTTGGCGGGAATAATTCTATTGCCCAGAATGCCTATTATCATTTAGGAGAAAGTTATATTAACCTGGATAAAAAACAAGAAGCATTAAACGCTTTTAGGTATGCTTCTCAAATGAATTTTGATTTAAAAATTCAAGAAGATGCGTGGTTAAATTATGCTAAGATTAGTTACGAGATCGGAAACCCGTATCAATCAGCTCCTCAGGTTTTAGCAGGTTATTTAGATAAATACCCAGATACAAGCTATAGGGAAGAAATTGAGACACTCTTAATCGATTCTTATATTACATCAAAAAACTATAAAGAAGCACTTAAATTATTAGAAGGAAAAAAGAGTTTCGAAAATAAAGTGGCATACCAAAAAGTAGCATTTTATAGAGGTTTAGAACTTTATAATGAGAATAATTATTTAGAAGCAGAATCGCTTTTTGATCAGTCCCTAAAGGAACCAAGAGATCCTAAATATACTGCTCGCGCAACATTTTGGAAAGCAGAAGCCGATTATAATTTAACTAATTATGATGATGCTTTGGTTGGCTTTAAACAATTTCAACAAGAATCATCATCTTCATCAACACCAGAAATTGAAAATATAGATTATAATTTAGCTTATACTTATTTTAAACTGAAAAACTATGACCAGTCGACGACCTATTTCGGTCAATTCATTTCTAATAAAAAAGAAGACAAAGTAAGATTGAATGATGCTTACTTAAGATTAGGAGATGGGCATTTCGTTTCTAGTCAATATAAAAGTGCCATTAATGCCTATAACAATGCCATTAAGATAAATGAAATAGATTCTGATTATCCATTTTTTCAAAAAGCAATTAGTACTGGTTATAGTGGACAAACTTCAAAAAAAATTAAAGAACTGGAGCAGTTTATTTCAGAATATCCCAAGTCAAAATTGCGAGATGATGCTATGTACGAACTTGGTAATTCGTATGTTAAAGCTAATGAAACGGATAAAGCAATGGCGATTTACAACCGTTTAAATTCAGAATATAGAATGAGTTCGTTTGTACCAAGGTCTTTGCTTCGTCAAGGGTTGGTTTATTACAATGGGAGTGAAAACGAACGTGCTTTAGCTAAATTTAAAAAAGTAGCAGGTGATTACCCAGGTACACCAGAAGCGGTTCAATCTGTAGCGACTGCCAAATTAATTTATATAGATTTAGGGCGTGTTGATGATTATGCGGCTTGGGTTCGAACTTTGGATTATGTTGAGGTTACAGATACAGATTTAGATAATGCAACATACGAAGCAGCCGAAAAACAATACTTAGATAGTAATACAGATAAGGCGATTAAACAATTTAATGGATATTTAAATGAGTTTCCTAATGGTTTACATGCCTTACAAGCACATTTTTATGTGGCCCAGTTATATTACAAAAAGGATTTAACAGCCAATGCAGCGCCTCATTATAAATATATTGTAGAAGTATCGCGGAATGAGTATACAGAAGAAGCACTATCTCGTTTGTCTCAGCACTTTTTAGAAGCCAAAAATTGGAATAAAGCCATGCCGTTATTATTAAGACTTGAAGAAGAAGCTGATTTTCCACAAAACGTCATATTTGCACAGTCTAATTTAATGAAAGCACATTATCAATTAGAAAATTATGATGAAGCTGTTTCCTATGCAGAAAAAGTATTGAAAAACTCAAAAATTGATAATAAAATAAAAAGTGATGCTCATATTATTATAGCGCGTTCAGCCATAAAAACAGGTGATGAAGATAAAGCTAAAATTGCTTATGCTAAAGTAGAAAAAGTAGCTACAGGAGAAACAGCAGCAGAGGCCTTGTATTATAACGCTTATTTTAAAAATAAAGAAGGCAAGCATAAATCATCTAATAAATCAGTTCAAAAACTGGCTAAAGACTTTTCAGGTTATAAATATTATAGTGCAAAGGGCTTAGTGCTTATGGCTAAGAATTTTTATGCTTTAGATGATGCGTTTCAAGCTACATATATTCTAGAAAGTGTTATTGAAAACTTTGCCGAATTTAATGATGTGGTTTCCGAAGCAAAAGATGAGCTAAGAAAAATAAAAATAGAAGAAGCAAAAACCAATTCATCCATTCAACCGGAAGAGAATTGA